In Candidatus Nanopelagicales bacterium, the following proteins share a genomic window:
- a CDS encoding DUF427 domain-containing protein, whose amino-acid sequence MANRRLPPGVVPLPAGSGQTSVWDFPRPPIVVSDDRTVVVRFADVEICRTNRALKVLETSHPPTWYLPVDSFCAGSLSPGRGSSVCEYKGPASYFDVNTGDRRVESAAWGYLQPWTGYEQLRGHVALYAASMDLVTVDGEAVRPQPGGFYGGWITDDVVGPFKGIAGSFGW is encoded by the coding sequence ATGGCGAATCGACGGCTACCCCCTGGCGTGGTCCCACTGCCAGCGGGTTCAGGTCAAACCAGCGTGTGGGACTTCCCCCGACCTCCCATCGTCGTCAGCGACGATCGCACCGTTGTTGTTCGCTTCGCGGACGTGGAAATCTGCCGGACCAATCGCGCGCTCAAGGTGCTGGAAACCAGCCATCCACCGACCTGGTACCTGCCGGTGGACTCCTTCTGTGCGGGATCGTTGAGCCCGGGACGTGGCTCCAGTGTGTGTGAATACAAAGGCCCGGCCAGCTACTTCGACGTCAACACAGGTGATCGCCGCGTCGAGTCGGCTGCTTGGGGCTACCTGCAGCCGTGGACCGGATATGAGCAGTTGCGCGGCCATGTTGCGCTGTACGCAGCGAGCATGGATCTGGTCACCGTCGACGGTGAAGCGGTTCGGCCGCAGCCGGGCGGTTTCTACGGCGGTTGGATCACCGACGACGTAGTGGGTCCGTTCAAGGGAATTGCGGGTAGCTTCGGCTGGTAA